One window of Triplophysa rosa linkage group LG8, Trosa_1v2, whole genome shotgun sequence genomic DNA carries:
- the LOC130557976 gene encoding zymogen granule membrane protein 16-like produces the protein MLHLILVLAGVFSVGTAMPLPDFYSYSPAAGDGSGSSYSTAHEGHITGIRVWEYTSWYISGFQLRYNSNWTDMVGVNYGNLMEMTLLDNEFIVQVSGKHDYGYYGYIFQLIFVTNHGRMFKVGQPSGTSFNFYPTHDGSELRFLSGRQNGQGITSIGAHWAVYYPSATDEGGTGAAQP, from the exons ATGCTGCATCTTATTCTGGTTCTTGCTGGAGTTTTTTCAGTGGGCACGGCTATGC CTTTACCTGACTTTTACTCATACTCACCTGCTGCTGGGGACGGCTCTGGAAGTTCATATTCCACTGCACACGAGGGTCACATTACTGGTATCCGAGTCTGGGAGTACACTAGTTGGTACATTAGTGG ATTTCAGCTGAGATACAACAGTAACTGGACAGACATGGTTGGAGTAAATTACGGCAATCTAATGGAGATGACGCTGCTCGACAATGAATTCATCGTTCAGGTCTCTGGAAAGCACGACTATGGTTACTATGGTTACATCTTTCAGCTCATCTTTGTCACTAATCACGGGCGCATGTTTAAAGTGGGACAGCCTTCAGGCACCTCATTTAACTTCTACCCCACCCATGATGGAAGTGAACTACGTTTCCTAAGTGGTCGACAGAATGGACAAGGTATCACCTCTATTGGAGCTCACTGGGCTGTTTATTACCCCAGTGCAACAGATGAGGGCGGTACTGGTGCAGCTCAGCCTTAA
- the LOC130558200 gene encoding zymogen granule membrane protein 16-like, with protein MLHVIVVLAGLCTMGMAMPLPDFYSYSPEAGGGTGVMYSTAHEGHITGIRIWEYASAYIGGIQLRYDGNWTDLVCVNSGTPMEMLLVEDEFIVQVSGKHDSGYIFELMFVTNHGRSFKVGQPSGTSFHLFPTHDGSELRFLSGRHNGWGITSIAAHWAVYSSDNSVTP; from the exons ATGCTGCATGTGATTGTTGTTCTCGCTGGACTTTGCACAATGGGCATGGCTATGC CTTTACCTGATTTTTACTCGTACTCACCTGAAGCTGGTGGTGGCACTGGAGTGATGTATTCCACTGCACATGAGGGCCACATCACTGGAATCAGAATCTGGGAGTATGCTAGTGCATACATTGGAGG GATCCAACTGAGATATGATGGCAACTGGACAGACCTGGTTTGTGTAAATTCTGGCACTCCCATGGAAATGCTGCTAGTTGAGGATGAATTCATCGTTCAGGTCTCTGGAAAGCATGACTCGGGTTACATCTTTGAGCTAATGTTTGTAACTAATCATGGGAGATCTTTTAAAGTGGGGCAGCCTTCAGGCACATCATTTCACCTCTTCCCAACACACGATGGAAGTGAACTACGTTTCCTAAGTGGTCGACATAATGGATGGGGCATCACGTCCATCGCGGCCCACTGGGCTGTTTACAGCAGTGACAACAGTGTAACCCCTTGA
- the LOC130558266 gene encoding zymogen granule membrane protein 16-like, producing MFSLCLILSAVCAIGTTIPVPDVYQYSLSVGSGSGIEFSTASEGRITAIRVWEYPGNYITGLQLRYESNWTAVFGSEYGNQQEMQLYDKEIIIQVSGKHSGYIYELMFVTTLGRSFKVGVSAGTSFNFFPTMKGSQLRFLSGRHDGWALASIGAHWALVAVK from the exons ATGTTTTCTCTGTGTTTGATTCTCTCTGCAGTTTGTGCTATAGGCACAACAATAC CTGTACCAGATGTTTACCAGTACTCTCTAAGTGTCGGAAGCGGCAGCGGCATTGAATTCTCCACAGCAAGTGAGGGTCGAATCACAGCAATCAGAGTATGGGAATATCCCGGCAACTATATTACCGG CCTTCAGCTGAGATATGAGAGTAACTGGACGGCAGTGTTTGGTTCAGAATATGGAAACCAGCAAGAGATGCAACTCTACGACAAAGAAATCATCATCCAGGTCTCTGGGAAGCATTCGGGCTACATCTATGAACTTATGTTTGTCACAACTCTGGGGAGATCTTTCAAAGTGGGGGTGTCTGCTGGAACCTCATTCAACTTCTTTCCCACCATGAAAGGAAGTCAACTGCGCTTTCTCAGCGGTCGACATGACGGATGGGCCTTAGCATCTATTGGGGCTCATTGGGCCCTGGTGGCAGTTAAATGA